The Macrobrachium nipponense isolate FS-2020 chromosome 8, ASM1510439v2, whole genome shotgun sequence nucleotide sequence CGCCAAACCAACCTAAGCACAGCCACGCCCTCTACAAGCCACGCCACGCCAAGCCAACCCAAACCACACcacgccaagccaagccaagccaagctctCTGCAAGCCTCTCCAACCCAAGACAAcccaaaccaagccaagccaagtcaagccaaCCCAACCCAAACCAAACCAAGACAAGTCCCGCCCTCTGCAAGCCCCGCCAAGCCAAGGCAACCCAAACCAAGCCACACCAAGTCCCGCCCTCTGCAAGCCACGCCAAACCAACCAAAACCAAGTCACGCCCTCTACAAGCCACGCCACACCAAGCCACGCCCACTGCAAGCCCTGCCAAGCCAAGGCAACCCAAACCAAGCCTCGCCaatccaagccaagccaagccaagccaagacaATGCCCGCCCTCTGCAAGCCACACCAAGCCAAGCCACGCAATGCCACGACAAGCCAAtccaagccaagctaagccatGCAACGACAAGCCAAGCCACGATCTCTGCAATCCACGCCAATCCAAGGCAACCCAATCCAGGCCACGCCAAGCCAACCCAAACCAAGCCAAGACCCCCACCCTCTGCACGCcacgccaagccaagccaagccaagccacgccACGTCACGACAAgctaagccaagccaaaccaaggAAACCCAAGCCAagccaacccaacccaacccaacctaacccaacccaacccaagcCATGTCACACCAAGCTAAGCCACGCCAAATCATGCCACGCGAAGCAACGCCACACCCTCTGCAAGCCTCGCCAAGCCCCGTCAAGGCACGCCCTGCCAAGCCAACCAAAGCCAAGCCACGCCCTATACAAGCCACACCACGTAAAGCCAACTCAAGGCAagtaaagccaagccaagccacgccTCTGCAAGCCCTGCCAAGCTAAGGCAAACCGAACCAAGTgacgccaagccaagccaaggcaaCCCAAACCAAGGCAAGACAAGCCCTGCCCTCTGCAAGCCACGCCAAGCCAATGCAACCCAAACCAAGCCACGCCAAGCCAACCCAAGCCGAGCCACGCCCTCTACAAACCATGCCACGCCAAGCCAACCCAAGCAAAACTAAGCCAAGCCACACcacgccaagccaagccatgccctCTGCAAGGCCCGGCAAGCCAACGCAACCCAGACCAAGCCAAGCCAACCCAAACCAAGGCAAGACAAGCCCGGCCCTCTGCAAGCCACGCCAAGGCAATCCAAGCCAAGCCACGCCACGCCACGCCATGACAAGCcacgccaagccaagccaaaccatgccacgACAAGCCAAGCCACGATCTCTGCAAGCTACCCCAAGCCAAGGCAACCCAAACCAAGCCACGCCAAGCCAACCTAAACCAAGCCAAGAGAAGCCCTGCCCTCTGCAAGCCACAccaagctaagccaagccaagccacgtCATGACAATCCAAGCCGAGCAAGCCACAACAAGCCAAGCCACGCTCTGAGCAAGCTACGCCAAGCCAAAACAACCCAAACCAAGCCACGCTAAGCCAAGCCAACCCAAACCAAGCCCAGACAAGTCTTGCCAAGCCCAGCCAAGCCACACCACGCctagccaagccaagccaagccatgccacgccaagccaagccaagccaagccaagccacggCACGCCACACCAAGCCTAGCCAAGCCACGCCACGCCAAGCCACgccaagccaagtcaagccaagGCAAAACACGCCCTATGCAAGCCACGCAAAGCCAAGGCAACCCAAACCAAGCTATGCCAAACCAACCCAAACCAAGCCAAAAAAAGCCCCGCCCTCTGCAAGCCAAGCCAAGACAAGCCCCGCCCTCTGCAAGCCACGCCAAGCAAAGGCAACCCAAACCAAGCCACTCCACGCACGCCAAACCAACCAAAGCGCAGCCACTCCCTCTACAAGCCACACCAAGCCAACCCAAGCCAAGTCAAGACAAGCCACACCACGCCAAGCTAAGCCATGCACTCTACAAGCCCCGCCAAGTCAATGCAACCCAAACCAAGCCATGGCACGCCAAGCCAAACCAACCCAAACCAACCAAAGCCAAGTCACGCCCTCTGCAAGCCCGCCAAGTCAACCCAACCCAAACCAAGCTACGGCACGCCAAGCCACGCCCACTGCAAGCCCTGCCAAGCCAAGGCAACCCAAACCAAGCTACGCCATGCCACGACAACCACACCAACcacgccaagccaagccaagccatgccacgACAAGCCAAGCCATGATCTCTGCAAGCCACAACAAGCCAAGGCAACCCAAACCAAGCCACGCCAAGCCAACCTAAACCAAGCCAAGACAAGCCCCACCCTTTGCAAGCCATGCCAAACTAAGCCAAGCCAAACCACGTCACGCCACGTCAcgacaagccaagccaagccacgccaaGCCACTCCGAGCCAAGCCAAGGCAAGCAACGCCAAGCCAAGCCAcgacaagccaagccaagccacgccacgccaagccaagccaagtcacgacaagccaagccaagccaagccaagccacgccaaGCCAAACCacaccaagccaagccaagccaagcaacgCAACGCTacaccaagccaagccaagccacgccACACCAAGCTAATCCATGCCACGCCACGCCAAGTCAAGCCAAGAAAAGACAATCCAAGCCACGCCAAGCGACGCCCTATGCAAGCAACGCCCTCTGCAAGCCATGCCAAGGCAAACCAAACCAAGCCACGCCCAGCCAACCCAAGCCAAGCGTCTTTAAGCCACACCACGCCAAGCCACACCACGCCAAACCAACCAAGTCaatccaagccaagccaagccacgccCTGTGCAAGCCACGCCAAGCCAATGCAACCCAAACCAAGCCACGCCAAGCCAGCCCAATCCAAcccaaaccaagccaagccaagcactgcCCTCTTCAAGCCACACCAAGACAAGGCAACCCAAACGAAGCCACGCTAAGCCAACCAAAACCAATCCAAGACCAGCCCCGCCCTctgcaagccaagccaagccaagccaagataAGTCAAGCCAAACCACGCCACGCCTTATGCAAGCCgggccaagccaagccatgccacgCCAAACCAAGCCATGCTCTATGCAAGCCACACCAAGCCAAGGTAACCCAAACCAAGCCACGCCACGCCAACCCTTGCCAAGCCCTCTGCAAGCCACAGCAAGCACCCCAAGCCAAGCCACAACAAGCCAACCTGCGCTTTCTGCAAGCCACGGCAGGTCAAGGCAACCTAAATCAAGACACAccaagctaagccaagccaaCCCAACCAAGCCAAGCCCTCTGCAAGCCACGCCAAGCCGAGCCAAGCCACGCTGCGCCATGCCAAGCCACGCTACGCCAAGCCACACCATGCCAAGCCACGACCTCTGCAAGCCACGCCGAGCCaaacaagccaagccaagccaagctaagccCTCTGcaggccaagccaagccaagccaagccatacCAAGTAATGCCATGCCAAGCAACGCCAAGCCAGCAAAAAGCCAAGCCCAAGCCTTGCCTAGCCacaaagccaagcaaagccacgCCAAACCATGCCATCTGCAAGCCACACCAAGCCAAGCCAATCCAAGCCATCCCAAACCAAGCTACACCATGCCAAGCCAAGCCAGGTTATACAAATCCACAACAAGCCATGCCAAATAAAGCAAAGCCACGTCAAACCACACCAAACCAAGCCAAGACAAGCCAAGTCATGTAAAACAACTTCAAGCCAAGCAATGACAAGCCACGCCAGGCCAAGCCAAACCCTTTGCAAGTCACGCCAAGCCAATCCAAGCCACATAAAGCAATGCCAAGCTATTGCAAGCCCTCTGTATTCCAAGTTAAGCCAAGCCACACCCAACCAAACTAGCCAACCTAAGTCAAGCCagccaaaccaagccaagccacgcCCTCTGCAAGCGAAGCCAATCCAAACCAACCAACACACGCCAATACCTGCAAAGGGAACCTTGGGTGGAAAGAGAGGTTGGAAATTGTTGGATGGGGTCACTTGAGTCGATCTGGGTTATATCTTCTGTGACGTGCGAAATGTTTCTTAGTGGAATGAACAGTTAAgcaaataatttgcatatttgtCTTTCAATGTAAGTAGTAATTTGGTGAAATTAAGTAAAGCAGGGCTTTATATTAAGTAGATCAAAGCCACCAGGAAGACAGTTTTTTTTCCAGCATCGGTTTCTAACGCATAGTTTATCGTTTGGTGAATTGTCAAATTGCATAGATTTGCAACGACAACATCCGTATTCTCCTACCTGAGATTTTTATTTGCGTCTCCCGACGACGACAGTTCGCCCACGGCTATCGCATCAGTCGGCATTTTTCACCTCTTGCCGACGGGATATAACTAATATTTCACAGTTGCCTAGCGTTCATCGAGCATCCAATCGCTGAAGAAGAGAAGATCTCGCGGAacgaaataaaagtgaaatgtcGAAAACAAAAGCCCttttaccttcctcctcctcctcctcctcctcctactcctcctcctctctctctctctctctctctctctctctctctctctctctctctccctttgtctgTCCTTCCATTACTTCTTTGCCCCTTTCTGTTCCCCGGACTGTCTCTATCCATCCGTCTGTCGCCTTCCCTCCGCGTATACCTGGCCTCTGTTCCAGCATCGTATGAACGACGAGCACctcttatcttttttattgaaTAACATCCCACAATATATGCCCCTTGAGCGACGTTTCCACGACAACAGTACAAGTGTCAATCAACGAGAGAACAAGCATCATTCCAGCCTAACCTTTCCTCCGATATTACTTTAGTTTCCCCTTCACAATGCTCTACCGGAAGCCTGCGCATAGAAAACGCGATTCTAAGCCCTCCGCTCATAAGGGCGAACCGATCCGCCGCCTTTTTGGGGTAAACGCACGTAACACGTCATCCGGACGCGAACTCCGTTATAACGGACATA carries:
- the LOC135223175 gene encoding transmembrane protease serine 13-like, whose product is MPRQANPSKTKPSHTTPSQAMPSARPGKPTQPRPSQANPNQGKTSPALCKPRQGNPSQATPRHAMTSHAKPSQTMPRQAKPRSLQATPSQGNPNQATPSQPKPSQEKPCPLQATPS
- the LOC135223173 gene encoding salivary glue protein Sgs-3-like, which codes for MPSKANQSQPKRSQDKFRPLQATPSQATLSASPAKPSQANPNEAKTSLSLCKPLHATPNQPKHSHALYKPRHAKPTQTTPRQAKPSQALCKPLQPKTTQTKPSQVKPTQPKPNQDKSRPLQAPPSQGNPNQATPSPALCKPRQTNQNQVTPSTSHATPSHAHCKPCQAKATQTKPRQSKPSQAKPRQCPPSASHTKPSHAMPRQANPSQAKPCNDKPSHDLCNPRQSKATQSRPRQANPNQAKTPTLCTPRQAKPSQATPRHDKLSQAKPRKPKPSQPNPTQPNPTQPKPCHTKLSHAKSCHAKQRHTLCKPRQAPSRHALPSQPKPSHALYKPHHVKPTQGK
- the LOC135223176 gene encoding uncharacterized protein LOC135223176 gives rise to the protein MALLGMAWLGLAWPAEGLAWLGLACLARRGLQRSWLGMVWLGVAWLGMAQRGLARLGVACRGLGLVGLAWLSLVCLDLGCLDLPWLAESAGWLVVAWLGVLAVACRGLGKGWRGVAWFGLPWLGVACIEHGLVWRGMAWLGPACIRRGVVWLDLSWLGLAWLAEGGAGLGLVLVGLAWLRLGCLVLVWLEEGSAWLGLVWVGLGWLGVAWFGLHWLGVACTGRGLAWLGLTWLVWRGVAWRGVA